A window of Geothrix edaphica genomic DNA:
GTCTCGGCCACGGCCACCGTCGCGGTGAAGTGATGGATCTGTACGCCGCACTGCGGCCCCTGATCTTCCGCCTCGACCCCGAAACCGCCCACAACCTGGCCTTCTGGCTGGGGGAGCGCGTGTGCTCCTGGCCCCGGCTGCCAAAGCCGAAGCACCGCGCCAGCCTGCGCCGTGGCGCGTTCGGACTCGATTTTCCCACCCCCCTGGGTCTGGCCGCGGGCCTGGACAAGGGGGCCACCCTGCTGCCCCTGTGGAAGAGCCTCGGTTTCGGCCATGTGGAGATCGGCACGGTCACACCGCGCCCGCAGCCCGGGAATCCCAAGCCACGCCTGTTCCGGTTCCCCGAAGCGGGCCTGATCCTCAACCGCATGGGCTTCAACAGCGAAGGCGCAGAAGTTGTGGCTGGGCGGCTGAAGCACCGCCCGACGGGCCTGGTCGTCGGCGGCAACTTGGGCAAGAACAAGGAGACGCCCGAGGCCCAGGCCCTGGACGACTACCGCGCCGCCTACCGCCTCATCGCGCCTGTGGTGGATTACACCGCCCTGAATGTCAGCAGTCCCAACACACCCGGCCTGCGCAACCTCCAGGCCCCCGAGGCCCTGAAGCCCCTGCTGGCCGGCATGCTGGACCTGCGGAAGGAACTGGGACTGGAGCGGCAGCCCCTGCTGCTCAAGCTCGCGCCGGACCTCGCCCCGGAGGACCTGGACGCCATCGTGGAAGTGGCCGTGACCTCGGGCATCTCCGGCCTCATCGCCACCAACACCACCCTGGACCGCGGCGTCGTGGCGGAACCCCTGCGGGCGCGGGTGGAAGCCAGGGGCGCTGGGGGCCTCAGTGGCGTGCCACTCAAGGCCAAGGCCCGCGAAGTCCGGCGTCGTATCCTCGCCGCCCTGCGGGGCCGCCTGCCCCTGGTGGCCTGCGGCGGCCTCGGCTCGGCGGAGGATGTCCAGGGCGCCCTCGACGACGGCGCGGCCCTGACCCAGGTCTACAGCGCCCTCATCTTCGAAGGGCCGAGGCTGGTCTCGCGGATCCACCAGGGATTGAGACCGCAGGACCTCTGAATCGCGCTCGGAGCGGCGCCCTGGCGGCGCTACACTGGAGGGCCGAGGTTTCGATGTTGTCACTCCATTCGAAGATCCGTGATGCGCGCCTGCTGCCCCTGGTGGACAAGGTACTCCGCGGGGAACGCCTGACCTTCGACGACGGCCTGCTGCTCTACGAAAGCCCTGACCTCACGGGCATCGGGGCCATGGCCCACCATGTGCGCCTCCAGAAGAACGGCCGGGCCGCCTACTACGTGATGAGCCGCCGGCTGTCGTACACCAACGTCTGCTTCACCCACTGCCAGTTCTGCGCCTTCCAGGCCAAGCCTGGCGATCCCCGGGCCTACGCCCTCTCGGCCGAGCAGATCATCGCGGAGCTGGAGAAGCCCGAAAACGCGGGCGTCCGTGAGCTGCACATGACCTCGGGCCACAACCCGAAGCTGAAGATCGACTACTTCGAGGACCTGTTCACCAAGATCAAGGCCCGCTTCCCGTCCATCCACCTCAAGGTCTTCACCATGATCGAGATGGACTACTACGCCCGCATCTCGGGCCTGTCCACCGATGCCTTCCTGGACCGCTGCATGGCCGCGGGCCTGGAGAGCTGCCCCGGCGGCGGCGCGGAGATCTTCGACGAGGAACTCCGCGAGAAGATCTGCATCGGCAAGAAGGACGCCCAGGTGTGGCTCGACACGGCCGAGCTCTGCCACCGCAAGGGCCTGCCGACGAATTGCACCATGCTCTACGGCCACATCGAAGAAGCGAAGCACCGGGTGGACCACCTGCTGCGCCTGCGCGATCTCCAGGACCGCTCCCAGGCCGCGGGCTACCCGGGCTTCCTGGCCTTCATCCCCCTGGCCTACCAGAACGAAGACAACGAGCTGAGCGCCACCCACGTCATCCACGAGACCACGGGCACCCAGGACCTGCGCGAGATCGCCGTGGCCCGCCTGCTGCTCGACAACATCCCGCACATCAAGGCCTACTGGGTGATGATCTCCCCGGGCCTGGCCCAGGCGGGCCTGAGCTACGGGGCGGACGACGTGGACGGTACCGTCATCGCCGAGGAGATCGCCCACGACGCCGGCGCCAAGACCCCCCAGGGCCTTCGCCGGGACGAGCTGGTGCGCCTCATCGAGGAGGCCGGCTTCGAGGCCCTGGAGCGGGACAATCTGTACAACGTGTACCAGACGGTCTAGTCGACCTTCCGCTTCTCATAGGCCTTCGCCGGATCCAGCGGGAAGGCGTAGCGGCTGTTCCACAGGCGGTCGTGGATGCGGGTGGCTTCGGCGGCCAGGGGCGAGTCGCGGAAGACCAGCTCGACGTTCCGCGAGTCGGCAAAGTAGCTCTCCTCCCAGTTGCTGGTGCCCAGCACCAGATGCATCCGGTCCACCACCAGGTACTTGCTGTGGACGGTCCGGGCGTAGGGGATGTGACCCTCCTTCGCCTCGGGAATGGAAACCACCTTCACCTCCAGGTTGGGAATCAGCGTTAGCGCCTTGAGGTGCGGCAGGGCCCGGCCCCCCAGCACCCAGTCCGACACCAGCAGGCGTACCTTCACACCCCGCACGGCCGCGGCCCGGAGGGCGTTGTCCAGCACGGGCCAGTAGCGTTCCTGTCCCGCCACCGGTGAATAGGTGAGGAGCTGCACCCGGATGCTCTCCTTGGCCTGGCCGATCAGTTCCACCAGTGCATCGATGGCCG
This region includes:
- a CDS encoding quinone-dependent dihydroorotate dehydrogenase, coding for MDLYAALRPLIFRLDPETAHNLAFWLGERVCSWPRLPKPKHRASLRRGAFGLDFPTPLGLAAGLDKGATLLPLWKSLGFGHVEIGTVTPRPQPGNPKPRLFRFPEAGLILNRMGFNSEGAEVVAGRLKHRPTGLVVGGNLGKNKETPEAQALDDYRAAYRLIAPVVDYTALNVSSPNTPGLRNLQAPEALKPLLAGMLDLRKELGLERQPLLLKLAPDLAPEDLDAIVEVAVTSGISGLIATNTTLDRGVVAEPLRARVEARGAGGLSGVPLKAKAREVRRRILAALRGRLPLVACGGLGSAEDVQGALDDGAALTQVYSALIFEGPRLVSRIHQGLRPQDL
- the mqnE gene encoding aminofutalosine synthase MqnE, giving the protein MLSLHSKIRDARLLPLVDKVLRGERLTFDDGLLLYESPDLTGIGAMAHHVRLQKNGRAAYYVMSRRLSYTNVCFTHCQFCAFQAKPGDPRAYALSAEQIIAELEKPENAGVRELHMTSGHNPKLKIDYFEDLFTKIKARFPSIHLKVFTMIEMDYYARISGLSTDAFLDRCMAAGLESCPGGGAEIFDEELREKICIGKKDAQVWLDTAELCHRKGLPTNCTMLYGHIEEAKHRVDHLLRLRDLQDRSQAAGYPGFLAFIPLAYQNEDNELSATHVIHETTGTQDLREIAVARLLLDNIPHIKAYWVMISPGLAQAGLSYGADDVDGTVIAEEIAHDAGAKTPQGLRRDELVRLIEEAGFEALERDNLYNVYQTV